TTCACCGGTCACGAAATCAGATTGAACCAAATATAGGACCGCTTGAGCGATCTCTTTCGTTCCTCCCCAGCGGCCCAGGGGGGTATTCACTAAAACTTCCCGGTTCGCTGCAGCCGAAAGACCGGCAGGCGCCAGGAGGGGTCCCGGGGCAATGGCATTCACAAAAATATCAGGGGCCAGCTCCAGGGCCAACACTTCTGTTAGTCCTTTGAGTGCGGCCTTTGCCGTGTAGTAAGGGATGTAATCTTTGTAACGGGGACGGCCACTGGCCGCCACCCAATCCACGAAATGAACAATTCGTCCCCCCCCCATTTTTCGCATCACGGGGACGGCCAAGAGAGAAAGTTCATAAGCGCTCCGGAGGTCGATCGCCATGTTTTTCTCGAAAGCCGTGGCGCGGAGTGATTTTTTTTTGAGGAGTTCCTTTAAAGGTGTTCTCTCGTAGTGAGAGGCCATATGGACCAGGATGTCGAGTCGTCCGAGTTTCCGAACAACACGGGGAACCAGAAGGTTAAGATCTGAGAGGCGTTCGAGATTGGCGCGGAGAGCGAGGCCGCGGACCCCCAGGGATTTTGCCCGATGGACCGTTCCCAATGCCGTGGTCCGTGAGGTGCGGTAAGACACAGCGATCGAACACCCGGCGCGGGCGAGGGCATCGGCTACCCCTTGGCCCACACGCGTTCCCCCTGTAATAAGCGCTACTTTCCCACGGAGTTCCATGGTGGAATTTAACCACATCCCGCGCGACAAGACAAACACACCTTGAAATTTATTGGTTTTTCCCCCATACTTTGGGAAGAATCGAAGGAGGAAAAATTGATCGGATCAAAACTCTTGTTTCTCCCTCGCCGCCGCTATTTTGTGAATCGGTCGCTCCAGGGACGATTGGTCCTGGGAATGGTGTCGGCCGCGGTTTTATCGTTTATCTTTGTTCTGGTGGACTACTATTTAAGCTTTGGACGGAACGCGGGCTGGAGTGCGGAAATGTTGGAGATTTTCATCAAAGCTCAAAAATTGCCCCTGATCCAATTGCTGGTTTTTATTTTTGTCCTCGTCTTCGTTACGATCTATCTCTCTCACCGCGTGGCGGGACCCTTGATCAATTTGGAGAAATCCTTGGCCCGGGTAGCGGAAGGGGATCTCACCACGCGTCTTCAGCTTCGACCGAAAGATGAACTCAAAGATATTCGAGACGCTTTTAACCAGATGATGAACGCCCTTCATTCTCGGGTTTCCGACGAGAGAGGTCGGGTTAAGGAAGTGCGTCATTTACTGGACCACCTGGTGGCTTCGCCGGATCTCACGTCGGCTCAGGTGGCTGAAATCAATCGAGCCCTCGCGCTGCTTCGCCTTCCATCCAGCGACTTTAAACTTTAAAGATCCATCGGCTCCCTCACAAACGCTTCTTTCACGTTGGTCGTTTCGTTCCCCCTGTTTTCACTCGTTGATGGGAAATAGTAAACTGGACACCCATGAAAATATCCACTTTCCTTTCGGGAGGAAAAACTCTTTTTTCCTTTGAGTTTTTCCCTCCCAAAAACGACGACGATGTGGTTCATCTGTTGGCCACAGCGAAGACCTTAAAATCCTTGAACCCCGCCTATATCTCCGTCACTTGGGGCGCTGGTGGGGGAACACGCGGAAAAACATTGGACTTGGTCACCACGATTAAGAAAGATATTGGGATTGAATCCATGGCGCATCTCACGTGCGTGGGTGTTGGTCGCAAAGAAATCAATGACATTGTGGTGGATATTCGTTCTCGTGGAATAGAAAATATTTTGGCCTTACGGGGAGATCCCCCAAAAGGATCGGCCACTTTCGTGGCTCACCCCGAAGGGTTTCTTCACGCCTCGGAATTGGTGGCGCACATACGTCAACAAACGGACCTTTGCTTGGGAGTCGCGGGATACCCAGAAGGGCACCCCGAATGCCCCAATCGGGAAAAAGATCTCGATCATCTTAAAGAAAAAGTCGATTGTGGCGCTGATTTTGTTGTGACCCAGTTATTTTTTAACACAGACGATTTTTTGCGATTCCGGGATCGGGTGGTGGCACGGGGGATCCAAAAGCCGGTCGTGGCCGGGATTATGCCTGTGACCAACGTCAGTCAAGTCAAACGGTTTACCACTCTCTGCGGAGCGCACATCCCCGTGCCTTTGGCCCTCGCTCTTGACCAGGCCCAGAACAACCCCGAGGCCGTCATCCAATTGGGGATCGACCACGCCACGGAGCAGTGTCGTGTCCTCTTGGCGGAAGGGGTGGCGGGGATTCATTTTTATACGCTGAACCGATCCCATTCCACCGCTGAAATCCTGCGGCGCCTTTCCCCACCTCAATAATCCCCTAAAAACCGCGGGCGAGGTTCCGAAGAACCTCGCCCGCAAGTGCCGTTCTGGAGAGACTTTCGTTTAGAAGTCGCCGCCGCCCATGCCGCCCATCCCGCCCATTCCACCGGGCATGGCTGGACCGGAGGATTTCTTCTCCGGGAGGTCTGTCACGAGCACGTCGGTCGTTAACAGGAGCCCCGCCACAGACGCCGCGTTTTGCAAGGCGCAACGGGTCACTTTTACGGGATCCACCACACCGAACTTTTGCATGTCCCCGTATTCGTTCTTCTCCGCGTCATAACCGAAGTTCGGATCCGCGTTCGTGCGGACTTTGTCCACAACGATCGATCCGTCCACCCCAGCGTTTTCAGCGATGGTCCGAAGGGGATCTTCGAGGACACGGCGAACGATGTTGATGCCCGTCTGCTCATCCGAATCCACACCCTTCACGCCATCCAAGGATTTCTGCGCGCGCAAGAGCGCCACGCCGCCGCCGGAGACGATGCCTTCTTCCACACCCGCGCGGGTCGCGTGCATGGCGTCTTCGACTTTGTATTTTTTGGCTTTCATTTCAGTTTCGGTGGCCGCACCGACTTCAATCACCGCCACGCCGCCCGAGAGCTTCGCCAGGCGTTCCTGGAGCTTCTCTTTGTCGTAGTCAGAGGTGGTTTCATCGATCTGTTTTTTAATTTGAGCGATTCGGGCTTTAATGGCTTTTTCGTCGCCGAGACCCCCGACAATCGTGGTGTTCTCTTTGTCCACGACCACACGGGTGGCGCGTCCCAACATCGCCACATCAGCTTTTTCGATCTTGTAGCCTTTTTCTTCGGTGATGACCTGCCCACCCGTCAAGGTGGCAATGTCTTCCAACATCTCTTTCCGTCGATCTCCGAAGCCTGGGGCCTTCACCGCGGCGGCCCGAAGGCGTCCTTGCAGTTTGTTGACCACGAGAGTGGCCAGAGCCTCACCTTCCACGTCTTCCGCAATCAGGAGGAAAGGTTTTCCCTGTTGGACGATTTTCTCCAAGAGAGGGAGGAGATCGTTCATCGCGGCCACTTTTTTATCCGTGATGATGATGAGGGGGTCTTCCAACACACCTTCCATTCGGTCGGCGTCGGTGACGAAGTAAGGGGAAATGTAACCCCGATCAAACTGCATTCCTTCCACCGTTCGAACCGTGGTCACGGAGGTCTTGCCCTCTTCCACTGTGATCACACCGTCTTTGCCCACTTTCAGGATCGCGTCCGCGATTTTCTGACCGATTTCTTTGTCCGAAGCCGAAATCGTGGCGATTTGCGTGATTTCGTCTTTCGCTTTGGGATCGATGTTGATCTTTCTGGCGTTCTTTTTGAGGTCCGCCACGACAATTTCAACCGCCCTATCGATTCCCCGTTTAATATGGGTGGCGTTGGCGCCCGCGGTGATGTTGCGGAAGCCTTCGGTAATAATTCCTTGGGCAAGGACCACAGCGGTGGTCGTCCCATCTCCGGCCACGTCGTTCGTCTTGGAGCTCACTTCGCGGACCAGCTGGGCTCCCATGTTTTCAAAGGGATCCTCCAACTCAATGTCTTTCGCGATTGTGACACCATCGTTGGTAACGGTGGGTGAACCGAATTTTTTGTCCAGCACCACATAGCGACCCTTGGGGCCGAGCGTGCTTTTTACCGCTTCTGACAACTTGTCCACACCCGCTTTAAGGGACTTGCGGGCTTCGTCTGAGTATTTGATTTGTTTGGCCATAGAAAGAGTTCCTCCTTGGAACTTATTTTGCGTCCAGAATGCCGAGAATATCTTCCTGATGCATGATCAGGTATTCGTCGCCATCCAACTTAATTTCCGTTCCGGAATACTTGCCGTAAAGGACTTTATCGCCCACTTTCACGTCCATCATGAGCAATTTTCCGTCGTCGGTTGTTTTCCCTTTTCCCGCGGCGACAATCTCGCCTTCCTGGGGTTTTTCCTTAGCGGTGTCGGGAATGATTAACCCGCCACGTTCTTGCTTATCTTTTTCTAAGGCTTTCACAACCACCCGATCGCCGAGGGGTCGGATTTTAATCTTGGTGAGTACCGCGTCTGCCATAGAGGCCTCCTTACTTTTGTTAGCAATCGATATCTAAGACTGCTAATTAAACTTCCATTAAAAAGCCAAAAATCCCCAAGGGATTTTGGCCTATTTACCGTCGATCTAGTGCCGTTGTACTATTTCAAAGCAAGCACTCGACCATCGAGTGTGATAATAATAGCGAATTCAAATTGTCGCGTCAAGCCCCTGAGCTGGAAAGGGGCTAAGGTTAATAATTGATCAGGAGTGATACCAAGGTTGTGCTGTCATCCCGCTTAAAACCCTCGGGAGGTCCGTGGGCGTGTTTCCACGCGTAGGAAACCTTAAGGGCTAAAGTGCTGGACAGTCCGGCGGTCAGAGCGGTTTCCGTATTGATTCGATATCCATTGGGTTGATCGAGGTTATGGAGATATTCCCCGTCTTGGGAAACCTTAGATGAATCGGAGAAATGTCGGATGTATTTGGCATACGCCCGACCCGAGCCAAAATCGTTCCGGGGCGCACTGACGCGTTGTTCATTGATGTAGCCCGCGCCAAATTCGGTGAACAGCTCGTTGGCTTTCGTTTTCACGATCTCTTGCCCCAAACCGAGCGAAAGGTCCGAGCGGTGACGATACCCTGCAAAACGATCGGATTCCCAGAGCCCCCGTTGAAAGACATAATTCCGTTTGGAGAATTTTCGAGAAAGTTTTTCGCCGGCGTTGTAAAGTTCGGAGGTCCGCTCTTTGTCGCTTTGCACGTTCAACGCGTTGGCCCAAACGTCCACGACGTATTTATTCTTTTGCCAGTTAAATTTTTCTCCGGCGCCCAGGGTGAGGGATTGGCTGTTCCCGCTTGCGGACAGGAAGGAAAATTGAGTTTCATTTTTCCAATTCTTCGCCTTTGTCTCGGCGTGGCCTATCGCCGACAAGGTTACGCACAAGACCACGGGGAGAATCCATCGTTTTTGCATGGGAAAACACCTCCAAAGGGACATCCTCATCCAATGAGAATACCCGTTGTTTCAGTTTATTTTTTTAGGGCCGAGATCGTGGCAACAACGCGACGGTTGGCCGCCCGCCCTTCTGCTGTGTTGTTGTCCCCAACAGGAGATTCCGACCCGAATCCCATCGCTGAGACGCGCTCGGCCGCAACACCCAATCGACTGATCAAGGCCGAACGGACCGCCTCCGCCCGCTTTTGGGAGAGGACCTTGTTTTTGGTGGCGGACCCCACGCTGTCACTATGACCTTCAATGACAACGGTCGTGGAAGGAAATCGTTTCATGAAGTTGGCGCATTTGAGCAACTGGGCATCGAATTCCTGGCTTAAATCAAATTTTCCCGATTCAAACTTCACGTCCAGAGTCACGGAAACTTTTTGAGCCGGACACCCCACGTCATTGACCAGAGTGCCCTGAGGGGTCCCGGGACACTCGTCTTGACCGTCCAAAACGCCATCCCCATCCGTATCTCTGGGGCATCCCATGACGTCCACCGCAACGCCCTGTTCTGTCCCAGGGCAAGCGTCTCTCTTGTCGGGGACACCGTCCCCATCCGCGTCGGGCGTTGGGGGAAGAGACGTTGGAATCTTTGGGGCGGGTTTCTCTTTAAAAACCGGGAGGCGGGTGTTCCCGCACCAAAAAAAGTAGTTGGCGGAGAACTGAAGCGTGAGGGCCGAAGAACTGCGGGCGTATCGACCGTCAGAAAAAACGTGGTGGTAGGTCAGCCCAAGACCCAAACCCAGGGACTCCCCCAGTTGTCGCTCGAGACCGCTCCCCGCTCGGAGGGATGTCATCAACCGATCTTGTTCCCAATTTCCCGCACGGCGAACCCAAACGGGCCCCCCACCCACAGAAACGTAGGGCGTCCAGGGTCCGTCCCCAAAAGATTGAAGCCAATTGGCGGTCAATGGCCGCAGCCGGGACATGTTCAGTTCATTTTTCCCATTGGCCTGCACATTTTCAAAAGCGAACAGGAATTCGCTTTTCGACAACACACCGTACCGAACCCACGCGGACGCGGCCGGTCCAGGTTTCGTTTGCCGGCGGACCGAAGAGGAACTTAGAAAATCACTCATGCCCAAGGAACCTCCCCATCCCCAACGGTCGGTAACATCTTTTGCGTGGAGAGAAATAAGGGGGAGAAAGGTCAATCCTAAAACGAGAACGAATGGGCGTGAAATAAATTTCATAGGGCTCCTATTTGACAGGTGCGTTAGTGGCGACAGGGGTTCGGGCCATCTTGTTCACAACTTTTATGGCCATGAAAATAGCAAAGGCAATGATCACAAAATCAATAACGGTATTTGTAAAGGCTCCGTACTTAACCGTGACAGGGGGGATCCCTCCCGCCGCAGAGGTGAGGGTCCAGACTTTCTCCTTAAAATCGACGCCTCCGGTGAGTGCACCGATCACGGGCATGACCATATCGTTCACCAGGGAGGTCACGATTTTCCCAAAGGCCCCCCCAATAATAACGCCCACGGCCATATCCACCACATTCCCTTTCATGGCGAACTGTTTAAATTCTTGGATCATTCCCATCCCGCCCCCTTGAACAACCCTAAACGTAATTTCTTGGACCTCATTCACTCTTCTTTCACGTAAGGAGAAACAGGAAAATGCCAGACCAGTTCAGTTCAATATTCTGGGAATGAGGTTCGGTGTCTCATTTTAGCCAATATCCAAACACATGGGAAGAACGTTGCTCTGGGGTCAGGTCGGTTGAAGGCAGGATGACCTGTGGTCTTACGGCTTGGGGATTACGAATTTCCGAGGCTTTGATAGGCGCGGTAATCGATTCCAGGGAAGAGATTGTCGATGGATTCGAGATGGGCCACCACCCCTTCGTCCATACGGTTTTCTTGAACCCGGTGGAAAAGATCTAAAAATCGTCCCACGTGGTCCCGGGTCCGTTTCTCCGAATACTGGCGGGCGGTTCCGACCGTCATCAGGAAGGCCCAGTCCGAGGACTGGGCGAGGAGCAATTCCCGCGCCGCCTGATTGAGATAGCGGAGAAGGAGCCCTTCGGCGTTCGGATGGATATTGGCTAAATAGATCATGCGTTCCGCCGCGATATGAAGATGGGGATACACCCAATCGTTGGAAACGTTTAACCACACTTCATTGTAACCCTTGTCGCCCCAACTGGAGGGTTCGGGTTCCGTGATTTGCTGTTCGGGGAACTTTTCGAGATATTCAATGGGGTGGATTGTTTTCACGGCGTTCTGGTCAAAATGGATTTTGCGGAGCAGGGAATCCAAGAAGTCGGGTCCCTCAAACCACCAATGCCCGAAAAGTTCCGCGTCATAGACCGAAGTGACCAACGGAGGACGGTTCATGACATGGCTCAAATAGTCCACTTGGCGTTCCCGATTGAAAAGAAAGTTCCCCGCGTGGCTGGCGGCTGTGCTTCGCGCGCGGGAAGGCACGTAAGGTTCCTTGTCCGAGAGGGCCACCCGTCCAGTGACACGGTGGTACTTGATTCCGGTGTTCCGCCGGACGCCATCTTCGTGCAAGTAAGGCTGAATGTAGGGGTAGTCTAAATCATACCCGATGTCCCGATAGAATTCTCGGTAATTGAAATCCCCGGGATACCCCTGTTCCGCGGACCAAACCTGGTGCGCCGTTTCCATGTCGCGCCCAAAGAACGCCACCCCACCGGGAGAGTAAATAGGGGCGAACACACCGTAACGGGGACGGGGTTTGGAAAAGAGAATCCCGTGGGAGTCGAGGAAAGAAAACCGAATGCCGTTCTCTTTCAAGAGATGGTCGACTCCCGGAGCGTAAGCGCATTCGGGCAGCCAAATACCGCGGGGCGGCCGACCGAAATGGCGCTGGTAGTCTTGAACCGCGATACGGATCTGGGCGCGGCGGGATTCTTCATGAATCATGAGGGGCAGATAACCGTGTGTCGCCCCACAGGTGATGATCTCGAGCAGCCCGTGATCTTGGAGAGCTTTAAAGCGTTTGAGGAGACGTCCTCCGCACCCATCAAAAATTTCTTGCACCCGTCGAAACTTGGACAAATACATGGCGGCGGTTTCTTGAAAAGCGCTGGGAAGGCTTCGGGTTCGAAAGACCTCTTTCTCCGCCAACTCGAGAAGTTTCCCCAGCTTGACCCGGTAGCGCGACAGGAGGAGATCATCGGAAAGCATATTGCAAAGGGGTGGGGTGAGGGACATGGTGATGCGGAAATGGATCTTTTCTTGCGCTAACCGTTCGAGGATGTCCAAAATAGGAACATACGTTTCCGTTACCGCTTCATAGAACCAATCTTCCTCAAGAAAGTCGGGATATTCCGGGTGGCGGACGTAAGGCAGATGGGCGTGAAGAACGAGGTTCAGGTAGCCTTGAGGATCCGTCATTGGGGGAGTCTCCTGGAGCGGGTGGTGCGAAGGAGCACCTAGTCGGCGCTCTTGCTGGACTGACGGGAAACCTTAAATTCAATAAAGCGGGACAGGTCCCCGTCACGATTTGTGGCGTGAATTGGATACACTTGTTCGCCGTCTGGAAGAGTGAAATGAAACGAAAATGTACCGTCCGGATTGAGGGGCACGGGTTGGCCCTGAAAAAGGAGTGTGGCGTCGGGCTCCGTGGCCCCATACACCGTGACTTCCGTGTCGGCCACCAACCAAAATCCTTTTTCTTTGTGCTGGACCGGCCTCCGACCCCAGCTGGCCCCGCCCGGAGAGGAGGGCAGAAACGACACGGAAGAAACACTTCGAAGAAGTTCCCATCGCTGGGCCATCATTTTAGCCAAATCCAGCGATCCGGCCCCTAAACGACCGCCCCCTGACAATTCAAACAGACGATCCCATTCTCCTTTGAGGATTCCCCATCTTTCGTCCAGAAGGTCCGACACTTGCCCGGAGGAAAGACGAATCCTGTTGGAGTGCGCCAGAAGCACAAACCGACCGTCCGGCAAGATCATTCCCAATTGAGCGTAACATTCCCCCTCGGTCTGCGAAAGGGAAAGGTACCAATTGCGCTCGTCGATCCGCACGTCCACATCAACGAAATCTTCTTTCCCTTCATGGGCCGAGTGAACTCGGAGAACAGACCGGCCCTGGTTTAAAAGATTGCCAAATTGTTTGCGGGCTTCTTCCCAAGTGTAGGGCGCCACTTCCCAATAGGCGTGAATCCAACGGGGATCTCGTGGCAGAATGGCCAAACGCGTGACACCGTATTCTTTCGGGAGGAGACCGGCGGTCACCGGTGCCGAGGGGCGGAGCGCAGAACCTGACGATGAGGCGTTGATGTGTGACGTCATGGATGGGTAAGCGTTATCCTTTTTCTGAGGCCACCGAAGTTAAAATGAGTTTGTTAAATATCTCAACTTACGACTCATTTTTTCAATGATAATAATTTAGCAAATTATAATGTGTTTTCAATCAATTAAATTTTTAATGGCAGACCGGTTTTGTCAGGAATTACCCCAACGTACGACGAAACCGGTGGACGCTGGCTGAGGTGGCCAACGCTCCCAAGGCAGCGAGAGCGCCAAGGTTCGTCCAATAGAACGTCCCCGGAGACCCTTTCAACATCACGTGGCGCATGAGGGAGACGAAAAAACGGAGGGGGTTCATCCACGACAGGGGTTCGAAAAAAACCGGAACGTTTTCGATGGGCGCCATCACACCCGATAAAAGGATCGCTGGAAAGAGGAAGAGAAATCCCCCCATCATGGCTTGCTGTTGATTTTTAGCATACGTGGAGATCAAGGTTCCCACGGCCACCGTGGTCCCGACAAACACCAGCGACGCCAAACCTATGGCCCAGAGCGGTCCCCGGAGCGGAACGTGGAAACCCCACACACCTAACCCGACCAGAAGAGGGACATCGGCCATGCCGAGGATCATATAGGGGAGCGTTTTCCCCAGAAAAATTTCCCATCGCGCCACAGGCGCGGCGATCAGGGTTTCAAATGTTCCCAATTCGCGCTCACGGGCCATGGACATGCTAGCCAGAAGCACAGTCACCAGGCAAAGAATAATTCCCATGACACCCGGGACCAGATAGGCCGAAGTTTGAAGTGTGGGGTTATAAAGAACCCTCGTTCGAAAAACGACTCCCACCGTTTCCGGGGGGACCCCGGGCAGGTTTTCTTCTATAAATGTTTGGTGAACAATCGCGTTCATGTAGGTTTCCACCACGCGGCCTTTTATGGCGTTCGTGGCATCCACCAACAGTTGAGCGTCCCCTTTTCCATGAACCACCGCGCGGCTCCACCCCCCGGCCGGAGCGACAAGAACGGCGTCGGCCCGACCGGACCGCACCAACATAAACGGATCGGGTTCATCGCTTGGAACCAGATGAAACCAACCGGACCCGGATGCCCGTTCCCCCACTTTTTGCGCCAGCCGGTCGCTTGGTTCCGCGTAGACAGCCAATCGGACATCCTTTATTTCGTTGGAAAGGGCGAGCCCGAAAATGGTCATTTGGACCACGGGAATGACAAAAAGAATCAGGCGCATACGTTTATCCCGTAAAGTTTGAATGAACTCTTTCTTGATAAAAGCGATAAGGGTCGGGTTCATGGTTCTAAATCTTTCTTGAATTTTTTAGCGGCTAAAAACACCAGGGCGGTCCCCATCGCTGCCATGGCCCCCAGCGGGATGGCCAGCTCAACGAGGCCCGACCCTTTCAGAAATATTCCTCGACAGGCTTCCACAAACCAGCGCGCGGGAAGGAGCGCGGTGAAATATCTAAAAAAAACGGGCATGCTTTCCACCGGGAAAACGAATCCCGACAAGAGCGTCGCGGGGAGAAGACCCGTGAGATTGGAAAACTGCATGGCCAACTGTTGCTGTCGGGTTAACACCGAGATCAACAACCCCTGGGCCAGCGTGCACGTTAAGAAGAGAACACACGCCAGGAAAAATGTCCCGTGACTGCCATGAAAGGGCACCCCGAACCCCAATCGCGCGGCCCCATAAATCAAGACATTGGCCATCATGCAGAGGGCCATGTAAGGGGCCAATTTTCCCACGATGATCTCCAGGGGCTGGATGGGGGTGGAAAGCAATAGTTCCATGGACCCCGTTTCCCATTCCCGCGCCACCGTCAACGCGGTGAGGAGAACCGAAACGATTCCGATCACCACGACAAAAAGACCCGTGACCACGAACCAACGACTGTTCAGTTCGGGATTAAAGAGAAAACGTGTTTGAAGCGCCCAGGGAGGTCCCCGGGGGGAAGGGCGCAACCGCGCGGAGGCTGCCCTTTGGAGACCCGCCAGGTAACTGGCGATGACCCCGGTGGTTTGATTATCAGATCCATCCACCAGGATTTGGGTTTCGGCAGAGTGGTTTTTTGCCAACCCGCGCGCAAAACCCGGTTCGATCTGGAGGACCACCTTGCCCCGTCCTTCCTCCAACGTTTCGAGGGCTGTTTCCCCC
The sequence above is a segment of the Elusimicrobiota bacterium genome. Coding sequences within it:
- a CDS encoding ABC transporter permease; this translates as MNPTLIAFIKKEFIQTLRDKRMRLILFVIPVVQMTIFGLALSNEIKDVRLAVYAEPSDRLAQKVGERASGSGWFHLVPSDEPDPFMLVRSGRADAVLVAPAGGWSRAVVHGKGDAQLLVDATNAIKGRVVETYMNAIVHQTFIEENLPGVPPETVGVVFRTRVLYNPTLQTSAYLVPGVMGIILCLVTVLLASMSMARERELGTFETLIAAPVARWEIFLGKTLPYMILGMADVPLLVGLGVWGFHVPLRGPLWAIGLASLVFVGTTVAVGTLISTYAKNQQQAMMGGFLFLFPAILLSGVMAPIENVPVFFEPLSWMNPLRFFVSLMRHVMLKGSPGTFYWTNLGALAALGALATSASVHRFRRTLG
- a CDS encoding ABC transporter permease, which produces MPSLPSPKRFVLGRALSIARKEIYHLVRDPFTLGMALGVPVLLVLIFGTVLDYDVKRIPLVVMDRDQTRVSRELVDLFASADYFTPLALRPGETALETLEEGRGKVVLQIEPGFARGLAKNHSAETQILVDGSDNQTTGVIASYLAGLQRAASARLRPSPRGPPWALQTRFLFNPELNSRWFVVTGLFVVVIGIVSVLLTALTVAREWETGSMELLLSTPIQPLEIIVGKLAPYMALCMMANVLIYGAARLGFGVPFHGSHGTFFLACVLFLTCTLAQGLLISVLTRQQQLAMQFSNLTGLLPATLLSGFVFPVESMPVFFRYFTALLPARWFVEACRGIFLKGSGLVELAIPLGAMAAMGTALVFLAAKKFKKDLEP